In bacterium, a single window of DNA contains:
- a CDS encoding small basic family protein, which translates to MWLPILGLLAGLALGLMVTVQVPLGYVKYSAIAILASVDTILGGMRAQFERRFDLWVFLSGFVVNTVFAAALTALGDLLGLDIYLGAVIAFSIRIFNNVGFIRRDLLGLVWRGRPPEAEEAG; encoded by the coding sequence GTGTGGCTGCCGATCTTGGGGCTCCTGGCCGGCCTGGCGCTCGGCCTGATGGTGACCGTCCAAGTCCCGCTCGGCTACGTCAAGTACAGCGCGATCGCGATCCTCGCGTCGGTGGACACCATCCTCGGCGGGATGCGCGCGCAGTTCGAGCGGCGGTTTGACCTCTGGGTGTTTCTCTCGGGGTTCGTGGTGAACACCGTGTTCGCGGCGGCGCTGACGGCGCTCGGCGACCTGCTCGGGCTCGACATTTATTTGGGCGCCGTGATCGCGTTCAGCATTCGGATCTTCAACAACGTCGGCTTCATCCGCCGCGATCTGCTCGGCCTGGTGTGGCGGGGCCGGCCGCCGGAGGCGGAAGAGGCCGGGTAG
- the tpiA gene encoding triose-phosphate isomerase, producing the protein MASPLGARGRRVPLVAANWKMNMTREPAERLAREVVRAVAEMRGVDVVICPPTTALDVVGRVLAGTPLLLGAQTMHEEPQGAYTGEISAPMLLDVGCRCVILGHSERRQYFGETDEALGRKVRAAISHGLLPIICVGERLAEREAGQADLLVTRQVEAAISGIGERTDVPLVVAYEPVWAIGTGRTATGDEANRVAALIRRAVGSHRGGAAGEAVRVLYGGSVKPDNIREFLGQPDVDGALVGGASLDAGAFAAIVAATADRARGASRRVDAP; encoded by the coding sequence ATGGCGTCTCCGCTCGGCGCCCGCGGCCGGCGCGTCCCGCTCGTCGCCGCCAACTGGAAGATGAACATGACCCGGGAACCGGCGGAGCGCCTGGCGCGCGAAGTCGTCCGGGCCGTCGCCGAGATGCGCGGGGTCGATGTGGTGATTTGCCCGCCCACGACCGCGCTCGATGTGGTCGGCCGTGTTCTGGCCGGCACGCCCCTGCTGCTGGGGGCCCAGACGATGCACGAGGAGCCGCAGGGCGCGTACACGGGCGAGATCAGCGCGCCGATGCTGCTCGACGTCGGGTGCCGGTGTGTCATTCTCGGTCACTCCGAGCGCCGCCAGTATTTCGGGGAGACCGATGAGGCGCTCGGCCGCAAGGTGCGCGCGGCGATCTCACACGGGCTCCTGCCGATCATCTGCGTCGGCGAGCGGCTGGCGGAGCGGGAGGCCGGTCAGGCGGATCTGCTCGTGACCCGTCAGGTCGAAGCGGCGATCAGCGGGATCGGTGAGCGGACGGACGTGCCGCTGGTCGTCGCCTACGAACCGGTGTGGGCGATCGGCACGGGCCGCACCGCCACCGGGGACGAAGCCAATCGGGTCGCGGCGCTGATTCGCCGGGCGGTGGGATCGCACCGCGGCGGGGCGGCGGGCGAGGCCGTGCGGGTGCTCTACGGCGGCAGCGTCAAGCCGGACAACATCCGCGAGTTCCTCGGGCAGCCCGACGTCGACGGCGCGCTCGTCGGCGGCGCCAGTCTCGACGCCGGCGCGTTTGCCGCGATCGTCGCGGCCACCGCCGATCGCGCCCGCGGAGCATCCCGCCGCGTCGATGCGCCGTGA
- a CDS encoding Retron-type reverse transcriptase, giving the protein MAERLKTRALNSAIAHLRKWSDTDLFPRPFEIEALYSTWPMAGKFIEATDLGAHQWSASSRRAIIPKDRLGYRVGMQLDPIDSLVLTALIYQYGRQIERTRVKTTENIVFSYRLRPLVGGQLYDPAFNWAAFWQRLLALANESKVRHVLVADVSDYYNQVYHHTVEQQLARANLPREVV; this is encoded by the coding sequence ATGGCGGAGCGGCTCAAGACACGAGCTCTGAATTCGGCGATCGCCCACCTCCGCAAGTGGAGCGACACCGATCTATTTCCGCGACCCTTCGAGATTGAAGCTCTGTATTCGACTTGGCCTATGGCAGGGAAATTCATTGAGGCAACGGATCTTGGCGCTCATCAATGGAGCGCCAGTAGTCGGCGCGCAATTATCCCTAAGGATCGCCTCGGATATCGAGTTGGAATGCAGCTCGATCCGATAGATTCCCTGGTATTGACGGCACTCATCTACCAGTATGGCCGGCAGATCGAGCGCACCAGAGTCAAGACGACTGAGAACATTGTCTTTAGCTACAGACTAAGGCCTCTCGTGGGCGGACAACTTTACGATCCGGCCTTCAACTGGGCGGCCTTTTGGCAAAGATTGCTAGCTCTGGCCAATGAATCCAAAGTCCGACACGTGCTGGTTGCAGATGTGTCAGACTACTATAACCAAGTTTATCATCACACAGTCGAGCAGCAATTGGCTCGCGCCAATTTACCTCGAGAGGTTGT
- the gap gene encoding type I glyceraldehyde-3-phosphate dehydrogenase codes for MARIGINGFGRIGRQVLRTILERHQDLEVVAVNDLTDVRTNAHLFKYDSTYGRYPGSVEARDGTLVVDGRAISVLSERDPAKLPWKQHGVDIVIESTGRFTDAAKAAGHLQGGARRVVISAPATGEDLTVNMGVNHTAYDPAKHHVISNGSCTTNCLSVTAVVLSRSFGIVAGFMNTVHSYTNDQVILDVVHKDLRRARAAALNIIPTTTGAAKAIFLILPELKGKLNGLSLRVPTPTVSVVDLTVSLEKPATADQINAAYKRAAAEELKGYLGYVDEPLVSTDFKGDPRSGIVDGLSTMVAGNMVKVLSWYDNEWGYSCRTADLVAYMVSRGV; via the coding sequence ATGGCACGGATAGGGATCAACGGGTTCGGCCGGATCGGGCGGCAGGTGCTGCGGACGATTCTCGAGCGCCATCAGGACCTCGAGGTGGTCGCGGTCAACGACCTGACCGACGTGCGCACCAACGCGCATCTGTTCAAGTACGACAGTACGTACGGGCGGTACCCGGGCTCGGTGGAGGCGCGGGATGGGACGCTGGTCGTCGACGGCCGGGCGATCAGCGTGCTCTCCGAACGCGATCCCGCGAAGCTCCCCTGGAAGCAGCACGGCGTCGACATCGTGATCGAGTCCACCGGCCGGTTCACGGACGCGGCGAAGGCCGCGGGCCACCTCCAAGGCGGCGCCCGACGGGTGGTCATCAGCGCGCCGGCGACGGGCGAGGATCTCACGGTGAACATGGGCGTCAACCACACCGCCTACGATCCGGCCAAGCATCACGTGATCAGCAACGGCTCCTGCACGACCAACTGCCTGTCGGTGACCGCCGTGGTCTTGAGTCGGAGCTTCGGCATCGTCGCGGGGTTCATGAACACCGTCCACTCGTACACCAACGACCAGGTCATCCTCGACGTGGTGCACAAAGATCTGCGACGAGCCCGCGCCGCCGCCCTGAACATCATTCCCACGACGACCGGCGCGGCGAAGGCGATCTTTCTCATCCTGCCCGAGCTCAAGGGCAAGCTCAACGGCCTCTCGCTTCGCGTGCCGACCCCCACCGTGTCCGTCGTCGACCTGACGGTGTCGCTGGAGAAGCCGGCGACCGCGGACCAGATCAACGCCGCATACAAGCGGGCCGCGGCCGAGGAGCTCAAGGGATATCTCGGCTACGTCGACGAGCCGCTCGTCTCGACCGACTTCAAGGGCGACCCACGCAGCGGCATCGTGGACGGGCTGTCGACGATGGTCGCCGGGAACATGGTCAAAGTCCTCTCCTGGTACGACAACGAGTGGGGCTACTCGTGCCGGACCGCCGATCTCGTGGCCTACATGGTCTCGCGCGGAGTCTGA
- a CDS encoding nicotinate phosphoribosyltransferase, with amino-acid sequence MADAPRPLASNEDVERLTADRRARLHSATHAEILSGATTDVYFIRTLEILRSLGLADTPVVAEIFAARDGLLVGVDEVRYLLRDAGVRIESLAEGEPFAGREVVMRIEGPYARFGMYETVILGMLAQPSGWAAAARRIVQSAGEKPVYSFGARHVHPAVAPVLEQAAIAGGMRGAACVLGAKLAGQEPVGTMPHAFILIVGDTLRAAAAYHEQMPAGAPRLVLVDTFADEAVEALRVAQAMGGHLAAVRLDTPKERGSVTPDLVREVRARLDLAGHPGVRIFVSGGLTPERVAELSDAGADAFGVGSYVSSAPPIDMTMDLREINGKPMAKRGRVPGRTSSPRLRER; translated from the coding sequence GTGGCCGACGCCCCCCGGCCGCTCGCCTCAAACGAAGACGTCGAGCGCCTGACCGCCGACCGCCGCGCCCGCCTCCACAGCGCGACGCACGCGGAGATTCTGTCGGGCGCCACGACCGACGTCTACTTCATCCGCACGCTCGAGATCCTTCGTTCGCTGGGACTCGCCGACACGCCGGTCGTCGCCGAGATCTTCGCGGCACGGGACGGCCTGTTGGTGGGCGTGGACGAGGTCCGATACCTGCTGCGCGACGCCGGTGTCCGGATCGAATCCCTCGCCGAGGGCGAGCCGTTCGCCGGGCGTGAGGTCGTCATGCGGATCGAAGGCCCGTACGCCCGTTTCGGGATGTACGAGACGGTGATCCTCGGCATGCTGGCCCAGCCGAGCGGGTGGGCCGCGGCGGCGCGCCGCATCGTGCAGAGCGCCGGGGAGAAGCCGGTGTATTCGTTTGGCGCGCGCCACGTCCACCCCGCCGTCGCGCCGGTGCTCGAGCAGGCTGCGATCGCGGGCGGGATGCGGGGCGCCGCGTGCGTGCTCGGTGCGAAGCTGGCCGGGCAGGAGCCGGTCGGGACGATGCCCCACGCGTTTATCCTGATTGTCGGCGATACCCTTCGCGCCGCGGCCGCCTACCACGAGCAGATGCCGGCCGGAGCCCCGCGTCTCGTCCTCGTGGATACGTTTGCCGACGAGGCGGTGGAAGCGCTGCGCGTCGCCCAGGCGATGGGGGGTCATCTCGCCGCCGTCCGGCTTGACACGCCGAAAGAGCGGGGCAGCGTGACGCCGGACCTCGTGCGCGAGGTCCGGGCGCGGCTGGATCTCGCGGGGCACCCCGGCGTCCGCATCTTCGTCTCCGGCGGGCTCACGCCGGAGCGGGTCGCGGAGCTTTCGGACGCAGGAGCCGATGCATTCGGCGTGGGAAGTTACGTCAGTTCGGCGCCGCCGATCGACATGACCATGGACCTGCGCGAAATCAACGGAAAGCCGATGGCCAAGCGGGGACGCGTTCCCGGCCGGACGTCCTCGCCGCGGCTGCGCGAACGATGA
- a CDS encoding recombinase family protein → MGWKDEAFLEDLRDKTRRGMAGQVRRGLSAGGRAYGYRSEPMYSDQHQIVGYKRVVDSQEAAVVRRIFELYDSGYSPKTIVHMLNEERVAPPRPSRGRRLMGWTWTTINGSPRKAIGILNNPLYVGKLAWNRSQKVRDPDTGKRMMRLRPEGEWQWTSVPELRIIPQDLWDRVQARRQGRRQAAGLTPGAKPKYLFSGLLVCGECGSHYTIKDRGYYACSANVNRGSAVCRNTKLARRDRVEEILIDCIYKELFSPETVAYLTRQVDEALARLSINPDEQRRRIEADLRQARTELENVLTAIRQGLTTPATRGLLFECEERVAGLEASLRDLPTKPPRLVSPPSAVESYLRQLRETMGTDAERARRLLAKLIGPVTLRRDGTHLVAEVQGNLEALLGLDDPATASLYGGNHGAGRGI, encoded by the coding sequence ATGGGCTGGAAGGACGAAGCGTTCCTTGAAGACCTGCGCGACAAGACGCGGCGCGGAATGGCAGGCCAGGTACGCCGCGGGCTCAGCGCCGGCGGACGCGCATACGGCTACCGTAGCGAGCCGATGTACAGCGACCAGCACCAGATCGTCGGATACAAACGTGTCGTAGACTCTCAGGAAGCCGCGGTCGTGAGGCGGATCTTCGAACTGTACGACTCGGGCTACTCACCGAAGACGATTGTCCACATGCTTAACGAGGAACGCGTTGCACCACCCCGCCCTTCTCGAGGCCGCCGGCTGATGGGATGGACTTGGACGACTATCAACGGATCGCCCAGGAAAGCTATCGGCATCCTCAACAATCCGCTCTACGTTGGCAAACTGGCGTGGAACCGAAGTCAGAAAGTACGTGACCCTGATACGGGCAAACGGATGATGCGCCTACGCCCTGAGGGCGAATGGCAGTGGACCTCGGTGCCGGAGCTTCGGATCATCCCGCAGGACCTGTGGGATCGGGTGCAGGCTCGTCGCCAAGGGCGGCGCCAAGCGGCCGGCCTCACGCCAGGCGCAAAGCCAAAGTACCTGTTCAGTGGCCTTCTGGTGTGCGGCGAGTGCGGCAGCCACTACACGATCAAGGATCGCGGTTACTATGCGTGCAGCGCCAACGTGAACCGCGGTTCGGCTGTGTGCCGGAATACGAAGCTGGCCCGGCGCGATCGGGTCGAGGAGATCCTGATTGACTGCATCTACAAAGAACTGTTCTCTCCAGAGACAGTAGCCTATCTCACTCGCCAGGTCGATGAGGCCTTGGCCCGTCTATCCATCAACCCGGATGAGCAGCGCCGCCGGATCGAGGCGGACCTTCGGCAGGCAAGGACAGAGCTGGAGAACGTCCTGACGGCCATCCGCCAGGGACTGACGACTCCAGCGACACGGGGGCTGCTGTTCGAATGCGAGGAGCGCGTTGCCGGCCTTGAAGCAAGCCTCAGGGACCTGCCCACAAAGCCGCCGCGGCTGGTTTCTCCGCCGTCAGCAGTCGAGAGCTACCTGCGTCAGCTCCGGGAGACGATGGGCACGGACGCGGAACGCGCGCGGAGACTCCTGGCAAAGCTGATCGGACCGGTCACGCTTCGGCGCGACGGAACGCATCTCGTGGCAGAGGTTCAAGGGAATCTGGAAGCGCTGTTGGGATTGGATGACCCTGCTACGGCGAGTCTCTATGGGGGTAATCATGGTGCCGGGAGGGGGATTTGA
- a CDS encoding phosphoglycerate kinase: MTTKKTVRDVDVRDKRVFMRVDFNVPLDHGRIMDDQRIQAALPTIRYLLDHGAMVILASHLGRPKGPDGDLRMDPIAARLGELLHRQVKKVDDCVGPVVEDQVFAMRPGDVVVLENLRFHRDEEANDPAFAHALARLADVYVNDAFGTAHRAHASTVGITHYLPAVAGLLMERELVSLGKVLDRPARPLVVILGGKKVEDKIDVIRNLLRLASTMLIGGAMCYTFLKATGAEIGASLLEAEKLGLARDLLREAEERGVTMVLPVDVLAAQKLEAGAAPRVVDARAVPEGWIGVDIGPRTVAAMGAPIAGAATILWNGPMGVFEIPDFAGGTRAIAKAVAESCAESVVGGGDTAAAVEQFGYADKISHISTGGGATLEFMEGKVLPGVAALQDA; encoded by the coding sequence GTGACAACCAAGAAGACGGTGCGAGACGTCGACGTCCGGGACAAGCGCGTCTTTATGCGCGTCGACTTCAACGTGCCCCTGGATCACGGCCGCATCATGGACGACCAGCGTATCCAGGCGGCCCTGCCGACGATCCGGTATCTGCTCGATCACGGTGCGATGGTCATCCTGGCCTCGCATCTCGGCCGGCCGAAAGGTCCGGACGGCGACCTGCGGATGGATCCCATCGCGGCGCGGCTCGGCGAGCTCCTGCACCGGCAGGTCAAGAAGGTGGACGACTGCGTCGGCCCGGTGGTGGAAGATCAGGTGTTCGCGATGCGCCCCGGCGACGTGGTTGTCCTCGAGAATCTGCGGTTTCACCGCGACGAGGAGGCGAATGATCCCGCGTTCGCGCACGCGCTGGCCCGGCTGGCGGACGTCTACGTCAACGACGCGTTCGGCACCGCCCACCGCGCGCACGCCAGCACCGTGGGCATCACGCACTATCTGCCCGCGGTCGCGGGCCTCTTGATGGAGCGCGAGCTTGTCTCCCTCGGCAAGGTCCTCGACCGGCCGGCCCGTCCTCTGGTCGTCATTCTCGGGGGCAAGAAGGTCGAGGACAAGATCGACGTGATCCGGAACCTGCTGCGGCTCGCGTCGACGATGCTGATCGGCGGGGCGATGTGCTACACGTTTCTCAAGGCCACGGGGGCCGAGATCGGCGCGTCACTGCTCGAAGCCGAGAAGCTCGGCCTGGCCCGCGATCTGCTTCGAGAGGCGGAGGAGCGGGGGGTCACGATGGTGCTGCCGGTTGACGTTCTGGCCGCCCAGAAGCTTGAGGCGGGGGCCGCGCCGCGCGTCGTCGACGCCCGCGCGGTGCCGGAGGGGTGGATCGGGGTGGACATCGGCCCGCGGACGGTCGCCGCGATGGGCGCGCCGATCGCCGGCGCGGCCACGATCCTGTGGAACGGCCCGATGGGCGTTTTCGAAATCCCGGACTTCGCCGGCGGCACGCGCGCCATCGCCAAGGCGGTCGCCGAGTCGTGCGCCGAGTCGGTCGTCGGGGGCGGCGATACCGCGGCGGCGGTCGAACAGTTCGGGTACGCCGACAAGATCAGTCACATCAGCACCGGCGGGGGGGCGACGTTGGAATTCATGGAAGGCAAGGTCCTGCCCGGCGTGGCGGCCCTGCAGGACGCGTAG
- a CDS encoding DUF881 domain-containing protein, with product MRFWDVVARAGLRRWQIALTAVAVAVGFVFAVQSRTEQSIETGLQVSSGRLGEVAYRYRAEDERQAAMRQEIGQLRGEIAGQEQRAAADRRVTAALAEDLATLRTAAGLTPVRGPGVVITVTDSRRPLRPGEDPNLVLVHYSDVRDVVNALWAAGAEAIAVNDERIMSTTGLSCVGTTILCNTRRMAPPYRVVAIGDPAALMGAAQVRGGVLAQLRAFDFPVTVTVGTDLLVPAYSGGFVHRFAKPAGEGG from the coding sequence ATGAGATTCTGGGATGTCGTGGCCCGCGCCGGCCTGCGCCGGTGGCAGATCGCGCTGACGGCGGTCGCCGTGGCGGTCGGGTTCGTGTTTGCCGTGCAATCCCGCACGGAGCAGTCCATCGAAACGGGGCTGCAGGTCAGTTCGGGGCGCCTCGGCGAGGTGGCGTACCGGTATCGCGCGGAGGACGAGCGTCAGGCGGCGATGCGCCAGGAGATCGGCCAGCTCCGCGGCGAGATCGCCGGGCAGGAGCAGCGCGCCGCGGCGGACCGCCGCGTAACGGCGGCCTTGGCCGAGGACCTGGCCACGCTTCGGACCGCCGCCGGGCTGACCCCGGTCCGGGGGCCGGGAGTGGTGATCACCGTTACCGACAGCAGACGTCCGCTCCGGCCCGGGGAAGATCCGAATCTGGTCCTCGTGCATTACTCCGACGTCCGGGACGTGGTCAATGCGCTGTGGGCCGCCGGCGCCGAGGCGATTGCGGTCAACGACGAACGGATCATGAGCACCACCGGTCTGTCGTGCGTCGGCACGACGATTCTCTGCAACACGCGGCGCATGGCGCCGCCGTACCGGGTCGTCGCGATCGGCGACCCCGCGGCCTTGATGGGCGCGGCCCAGGTGCGCGGGGGGGTGCTCGCCCAGCTGCGGGCCTTCGACTTTCCGGTGACGGTCACGGTGGGGACCGATCTGCTGGTGCCGGCCTACAGCGGGGGCTTCGTCCACCGGTTCGCGAAGCCGGCCGGCGAGGGGGGGTAG
- the secG gene encoding preprotein translocase subunit SecG → MSTAVLIIHLIAAAAVVGVIVLQGPKGEGLGAIGGGGARLFHGPRPRETMFLRITSVLAIVFGLTSFYLVLVHFGR, encoded by the coding sequence GTGAGTACAGCCGTTTTGATCATTCATCTGATCGCCGCGGCCGCGGTCGTCGGCGTGATCGTGCTGCAGGGCCCGAAGGGCGAAGGCCTCGGCGCGATCGGCGGCGGGGGAGCGCGGCTGTTCCACGGACCCCGACCGCGGGAGACGATGTTCCTGCGCATCACGTCGGTGCTGGCGATCGTCTTCGGTCTGACGTCGTTCTATCTGGTGCTCGTCCACTTCGGCCGGTAG